A window of Trichocoleus desertorum ATA4-8-CV12 contains these coding sequences:
- a CDS encoding transcriptional repressor produces the protein MQNEVAVSKPIRSLDDALNRCQVLGMRLSRQRRFILELLWQAQEHLSAREIYDRLNRQGKAIGHTSVYQNLEALSAQGIIECIERSDGRLYGNISDSHSHVNCLDTNQILDIHIELPEDIIRQIEAQVGVKITDYRIDFFGYRGTEAVATQAS, from the coding sequence ATGCAAAATGAAGTGGCAGTCTCAAAACCCATTCGCTCCCTAGACGATGCCTTAAACCGTTGCCAGGTTTTAGGAATGCGTCTGAGTCGTCAACGTCGCTTCATTTTAGAGTTGCTGTGGCAGGCTCAGGAGCACTTGTCGGCTAGGGAAATCTATGACCGTCTCAATCGTCAGGGTAAGGCGATCGGGCACACATCGGTTTATCAAAACTTAGAAGCGCTTTCGGCCCAGGGCATTATTGAATGTATTGAGCGCTCCGATGGCCGTCTTTATGGCAATATCAGCGATTCTCACAGTCATGTGAATTGCTTGGATACAAATCAGATTTTAGATATTCATATCGAGCTACCTGAAGACATCATTCGGCAGATTGAAGCCCAAGTTGGGGTCAAAATCACCGATTATCGGATTGATTTCTTTGGTTATCGTGGCACTGAAGCGGTTGCCACTCAAGCCTCCTGA